Genomic window (Melioribacteraceae bacterium):
AACTTATGCGGAAATGGCGCAAGATGCGCTGTTAATTATGCTTATTCAAAAAAAATGTTTGATAGCAAGAAAATAAGTTTTTTATCAAACAATCAATCTTACTCAGCCGAAATGCTGGCTCCCAATATTGTAAAATTCTATTTGAATAAGCCTCAAAAAATTAAAATGAATTTTATGGTAAAAGCTTTTAATCAGTTAATTAAAGCTTCATTTGTAAATACCGGGGCACCACATATTGTTCTTAATTGTAATGATATATTAAAAAATCCCAACGACCTGAATTCAAAATATGATTCAGTTGATGATCTTCCGGTTACTAAATTGGGTAGGGAATTAAGGTATCATAAGGATTTTTTGCCCGATGGCGTGAATGTTAATTTTATTACGAATGATCGGGATAATATAAAAATACGCACTTATGAAAGAGGAGTTGAAAACGAAACTCTAGCCTGCGGAACCGGTTCGGTCGCAAGCGCAATTGCGGTTTTTCTTAATAATGGTATTAAACCGCCCATAAAACTTATTGTACAAAGTGGCGCGGAATTGATAGTTGATTTTAATTATGTGAACAACAATTTTGAGAATATCTCCCTCACGGGTCCGGCTCAAATTGTATATAATGGTGAATTTATAATCTAATTGAGGTATAAATGAGCAAAGTAATCTTTTCAATACGTTATAATATCTTTCCAGAAAAAAGAGAAGAATACCTTGATGTAGTTCGTGAACTTAAAAATCTTGTTAAATCAGAGGGATTAGAAAATTACTCGGTTTATGAGCAAAAAAATAAACCAAACTCTTTCGAAGAAATTTATATCTTCAAAAACAATGAATCATATGAAACATTTGAAGATAATACCGATGAGAGAATTGATCTTTTAATGACAAAGCTTTCTGATTTAATAAAAGAGCAAACAACTCAATACACTACACTTTTCGAAGTTAACAACGCACAATAATTGTGTGTAACAACTAACCCGCCTAACAAAAGGCAAAAAACATGTTTGAGTATGTCGGAGCTTTACATATCCACTCAATTTATTCGGATGGATCTGGCG
Coding sequences:
- a CDS encoding diaminopimelate epimerase; amino-acid sequence: MKNLLFTKMTGAGNDFILIDKKINPEFEISTDIIIKICDRHFGIGADGVLLFDEDINSSFKLNYYNSDGSTGNLCGNGARCAVNYAYSKKMFDSKKISFLSNNQSYSAEMLAPNIVKFYLNKPQKIKMNFMVKAFNQLIKASFVNTGAPHIVLNCNDILKNPNDLNSKYDSVDDLPVTKLGRELRYHKDFLPDGVNVNFITNDRDNIKIRTYERGVENETLACGTGSVASAIAVFLNNGIKPPIKLIVQSGAELIVDFNYVNNNFENISLTGPAQIVYNGEFII